From a single Anomaloglossus baeobatrachus isolate aAnoBae1 chromosome 4, aAnoBae1.hap1, whole genome shotgun sequence genomic region:
- the LOC142302930 gene encoding olfactory receptor 6B9-like: MQESNLTVVTEFLLLGFQISQYLRIFLFCLLFVVYCFALNGNLLIIVLVSTSKNLQTPMYFFISQLSISDILVITDIAPNMLHILLNNGGTITVIDCITQLYFLGSSEAFECLLLAVMSYDRYAAICNPLRYSSIMTSGYCLILSIACWVSAFSFVLIYIIKTAKLIFCGSSTIDHLFCDMVPLLELACSDTFVIHLELYIISFPFIFIPTIIIVISYTYIVVTVLRIPSSSGKKKAFSTCSSHLTVVSIFYWTIFSIYAIPNKGQTITMSKILSLLYTVFTPFINPIIYSLRNKDISKALQDAMYKASLSLL; encoded by the coding sequence ATGCAGGAAAGCAATCTGACTGTGGTCACCGAGTTCTTACTTTTAGGATTTCAGATCAGTCAATATTTAAGAATTTTCTTATTCTGTCTTCTCTTTGTGGTTTATTGCTTTGCATTAAATGGTAATCTCCTGATCATCGTCCTGGTGTCCACCAGCAAGAACCTCCAGACTCCGATGTACTTCTTTATCTCACAACTGTCCATCAGTGACATCTTGGTGATCACAGATATTGCCCCCAATATGCTCCACATCCTACTGAATAATGGGGGGACCATTACTGTTATTGACTGCATCACTCAGCTTTATTTTTTGGGCTCCTCTGAAGCATTTGAATGTCTTCTCCTTGCTGTGATGTCTTATGACCGGTATGCGGCCATCTGTAATCCCCTCCGCTACTCCTCCATCATGACAAGTGGATATTGTTTGATATTGTCCATTGCGTGTTGGGTGTCTGCATTTTCTTTTGTATTGATTTATATTATAAAAACTGCAAAGCTAATTTTTTGTGGCTCAAGCACCATTGACCATTTATTCTGTGACATGGTCCCTTTACTAGAACTTGCCTGTTCTGATACCTTTGTTATCCATTTGGAGTTATACATAATTAGCTTTCCCTTTATCTTTATTCCAACCATAATCATAGTAATATCTTACACTTATATTGTTGTAACAGTCCTAAGGATCCCATCCAGTAGCGGCAAAaagaaagccttctccacctgcagctcccacctcaccGTGGTCTCCATATTCTACTGGACAATTTTTAGCATCTATGCCATCCCAAATAAAGGCCAAACTATCACCATGAGTAAAATCCTAtcactgttatatacagtatttactCCTTTTATCAACCCCATTATATATAGTCTGAGAAATAAAGATATTAGCAAAGCTTTGCAAGATGCAATGTATAAGGCCTCCTTAAGTCTTCTTTGA